Genomic DNA from Pirellulales bacterium:
CCCAGGAGAACGGCTTCGCCGATGGTGCGTAGCGTGCCAGATTGCTTGAACCGCCGGCGCGCGGCTGACGACTGTCTGGCCGCAGTTCTTCGGAATGCGGGATGCGCACCAGCGGATTGATCGCGTTCACGTGGCGCGGTGAGCGGTCGCGTGGCGTTGTCGCTGGTGGTCGACATGGTCCGAGCCGTTTGCAAGAATTGCTAGCGTCTGGGGCGAGCGCTTGCCCGTGATTGTAAACCAAAGCGGAGAAACCTCCGATGACAACTGCCGCGCGGATGGGGCAATTGCTGCACAAATCGTACTTTGGACCAGCCTGGCATGGGCCGGCGGTGGCAGAATTGCTGGCCGACGTTTCGGCGGCACAGGCCGTGGCCCAGCCAGCCGTTGGCACGCACAGCATCTGGACGCTGGTGCTGCACATGATGGCCTGGAAGGATGAAGTGCGGCGCCGCCTGACGGGCCCGGGACGGAAGCTCTCGCCCGAGGAGAATTGGCCGCCGATCGCCGATACGAGCGAGGCCGCCTGGCGGCAAACCCTCGAGCGCCTCACCGCCAGCCAGCAGGCGCTCGAAGACGCGATCGCCAATTTAACCGATGAACAATGGGCCGGCGGAGCTGCAGAGGATCACATCGATCGGGAAGAGCTGCTGCACGTGATTATCCACCACGACCTGTACCACGCCGGGCAAATCGCGATTTTGAAAACGCAGAGCAAAAAGCGCGGAATCGCGGCACCAACATTCCTGTGATCCGCGCGATTCGTGGCTTACTTGCCGGTTTGCGCGTCTCTGTGCCTCTGCGACTCGGTGGTGAACTGTTCCTGTTACCACGCTCGGCTGTAGGGGGCGAGGCTATCGCGTGTCGACCAGTTGATGCACCACACCCAGTTCAGCCACCACCGATTCGACGGTGTGACTGTCGACCAGCGCCAGCTCCTGCCCGGCGGCGGCGATCAGGGCCAGATCGGCCAGTTGCACCACGTTGCGTGGGACCCCCTGCGATATTTCGGCCAACAGGGTAATGGCCTCGGGCGCGAACGCCGGCTCGTGCCGTCCGGCGCGGGCCAGCCCATCTTCCAGGTAATGCTGCACGTCCTGGGCGTTC
This window encodes:
- a CDS encoding DinB family protein; the protein is MTTAARMGQLLHKSYFGPAWHGPAVAELLADVSAAQAVAQPAVGTHSIWTLVLHMMAWKDEVRRRLTGPGRKLSPEENWPPIADTSEAAWRQTLERLTASQQALEDAIANLTDEQWAGGAAEDHIDREELLHVIIHHDLYHAGQIAILKTQSKKRGIAAPTFL